From the genome of Thermosynechococcus sp. NK55a:
CCAAGGGGGGGCAGCTGCACACTGTTGATGAACTTGGCGCACTTGAGCAAAGAGGCGATCGTAGGCAGCGCCGTCACTGCGCTGGAGAGGCAGCAGCGGATTCTCAGGGGAGGACTCTGGCAAGGGGGGCAACGATTCCGCTGGCGTATCAAATTCTGGATCATTAATAGATACGGCTTGGCTGAGATCAAGGGGCAGATCCCCCTTGGGAATAGAGCCAATCATGGCGCTCCAAAGGGAGAGCACAACCACGGTGGCGATCGCTAGGGAAATCAGAAACCGCAGGCCTTGGGAACGACGCAACATAGGCAGAATCGAACCAATTTGGCAAAATACAATCAAACCCTAAGCCAAAAATTTAGGATCAGCAAGCTGATGATTATTGTTCTAAGAAGTGGCACCCCCAGTGAAGAAATTGAGCGGGTCAGCAGTGAAATGCAAAGTTGGGGATTGACCCCTGAAAAAATTGTTGGCAAGCATAAAGTGGTGATTGGCCTGGTCGGAGAAACGGCAGAACTCGATCCGCTGCGCATTCAAGAAATTAGCCCTTGGATTGAACACGTTTTGCGGGTCGAGCAACCCTTCAAGCGAGCCAGCCGCGAGTATCGCCACGGCGAACCCAGTGAAGTGGTGGTATCAACGCCCAATGGAGAGGTTATCTTCGGCGAAGGCCATGATGTGGTGGTTGTGGCGGGGCCTTGCTCGGTTGAGAATGAGGCCATGATCATTGAAACGGCGCAGCGGGTGAAAGCAGCGGGGGCCAAATTCCTGCGCGGCGGCGCCTACAAACCCCGTACCTCCCCCTATGCCTTCCAGGGGCATGGCGAAAGTGCCCTTGAGCTGCTGGCGGCAGCAAAAGCAGCAACCGGTTTGGGCATCATTACCGAAGTGATGGACGCAGCGGATTTAGACAAAATTGCCGAAGTGGCCGATGTGCTGCAAATTGGTGCCCGCAATATGCAAAATTTTTCTCTCTTGAAGCGGGTGGGTGCCCAACCTAAACCCATCCTCCTGAAACGGGGCATGTCCGCCACTATTGAGGAATGGTTAAT
Proteins encoded in this window:
- the aroF gene encoding 3-deoxy-7-phosphoheptulonate synthase, which codes for MIIVLRSGTPSEEIERVSSEMQSWGLTPEKIVGKHKVVIGLVGETAELDPLRIQEISPWIEHVLRVEQPFKRASREYRHGEPSEVVVSTPNGEVIFGEGHDVVVVAGPCSVENEAMIIETAQRVKAAGAKFLRGGAYKPRTSPYAFQGHGESALELLAAAKAATGLGIITEVMDAADLDKIAEVADVLQIGARNMQNFSLLKRVGAQPKPILLKRGMSATIEEWLMAAEYILAAGNPNVILCERGIRTFDREYTRNTLDLGAIPVLRKLTHLPIMIDPSHGTGWAEFVPAMAKAAVAAGADALMIEVHPNPAKALSDGAQSLTPDQFDELMQALQRPLVSLSR